The Streptomyces durmitorensis genome contains the following window.
TCCACGCCTTCCCAGGACGCGGGATCCGAGGGCTCGGGCGGCCAGTCGGGCGGCGACGACAAGCCCACCCTGCCCGTGGAGCTGAAGGTCGAGAACCAGAGGGGCCTCGGCCGCTACCAGGCGGCCGCCGTGGAGATCTCCCTCAAGGCGGAGACGCGCGAGGACGTGCTCGTCGTCCCGGTCAACGCCCTGGTGGCGCAGCGCGGAGGCGGCTACGCCGTGGAGGTCGTCGGAGCGGACGGCGAGGTGAAGGCGCGGACGGTCAAGGTCGGCATGTTCGCCGACAGCATGGTGGAGGTGTCCGGGGCCGGCATCACCGACGGCACGGTCGTGGGGGTCCCCAAGTGACCACCGCCGCGCACCCGGTGGTCGAACTGGCCGGAGTCACCAAGACGTACGGAGAGGTCGAGGCGCTCAAGGCCGCCGATCTCGTCATCCGGCGCGGGGAACTGCTCGCCGTCGTCGGCCCTTCCGGCTCGGGCAAGTCCACGATGCTCAACATCATGGGCACCCTCGACCGCCCCACCACCGGCACCGTGCACATCGACGGGCACGACATCGACCGGCTCAGCGACCGGGAGCTTTCCGCGCTGCGGGCGGGAACGATCGGCTTCGTCTTCCAGCAGTTCCATCTCGCCCCCGGCGTCCCGGCGCTGGACAGTGTCGCGAACGGGCTGCTGTACAGCGGCAGGCCGCGGGGCGAGCGGCGCAGACTCGCCGAGCGTGCCCTGCGCCGGGTCGGACTCGGCCACCGCCTCTACCACGAGCCGCATCAGCTCTCCGGCGGCGAGAAGCAGCGCGTGGCCATCGCGCGCGCGGTCCTCGGCGACCCGCCGCTGCTCCTCGCCGACGAGCCGACCGGCGCCCTCGACTCGCGTTCCGGCGCCGTGGTGATCGAGCTCCTGCACGAACTGCACCGGGCGGGGACCACGGTCGTGGTCATCACCCATGACCGGGACATCGCGGGTTCCCTGCCGCGCGAGGTCCGCATCAAGGACGGCCGCATCGAAGAAGACGCGACCGACGCGGCCGGTTCCACCGACGCGGCCGGCCTGCTCCCCGAGGAGGCCCTGCGATGAGCCCGACCAAGGAGTTGAGTACGACAGGGGAGCGGGGCACGGCGCGCGAGCTGCCCCGTCCCGCGCCGCCACCGCGCCCCAAGCCGGCCCGGATGGGCCCGGCCGACGTGCTGCGGGTCGGCGGATCGGGGCTGCGCTCGCGCCCCATGCGGGTGTTCCTCTCGGCGCTCGGCATCGCCATCGGCATCGCCGCGATGGTCGGCGTGGTGGGCATCTCCACCTCCAGCAGCGAGGACCTCAACCGGCGGCTCGCCGCGCTCGGCACGAACCTCCTGACCGTCTCGCCGGGCCAGTCCTTCGCCGGTGACGCGGCCCATCTGCCCGACTCCTCCGTCGACATGATCGGCAACATCAAGGACGTCGAGTCGGTCTCCGCCATCGGTAAGACGAGCGCCAAGGTCTACCGCAACGACCACATCAAGAAGGAGGAGACCGGCGGCCTCAACGTCTACGCGGCCCGCACGGATCTGCCGAGGACCGCGGGCGCGGAGGTCGTCGAGGGCCGCTGGCTGAACGCCGCGAACCAGCGCTACCCGGCCGTCGTGCTCGGCCCCAAGGCCGCCGGACAACTGGGCGTCTTCCGGGCCGGACCCGACACCAAGGTGTGGCTGGGCGGGCAGTGGTTCACCGTCGTGGGGATCCTCGCGCCCAACGAGCTCGTCCCCGACCTGGACTCGGCCGCGCTGGTCGGCTGGCCCGTCGCGGAGAAGGAGCTGGACTTCGACGGCTACCCGACGACGGTCTACACCCGCGCCGAGGAATCCGCCGTGAGCGACGTCCAGTCCGTGCTCGGCGCCACCGCCAACCCGGAGAACCCCAGCGAGGCCAACGTCTCCCGTCCCTCCGACGTCCTGGAGGCCAAGGAGGCCACCGACGACACCCTCAGCGG
Protein-coding sequences here:
- a CDS encoding ABC transporter permease gives rise to the protein MGPADVLRVGGSGLRSRPMRVFLSALGIAIGIAAMVGVVGISTSSSEDLNRRLAALGTNLLTVSPGQSFAGDAAHLPDSSVDMIGNIKDVESVSAIGKTSAKVYRNDHIKKEETGGLNVYAARTDLPRTAGAEVVEGRWLNAANQRYPAVVLGPKAAGQLGVFRAGPDTKVWLGGQWFTVVGILAPNELVPDLDSAALVGWPVAEKELDFDGYPTTVYTRAEESAVSDVQSVLGATANPENPSEANVSRPSDVLEAKEATDDTLSGLLLGLGAVALLVGGVGVANTMVISVLERRSEIGLRRSLGATRGQIRTQFLCEALLLSALGGVGGVLLGIAVTSGYSTYQGWPSVVPVWAMAGGVGATLVIGGLAGFYPAVRAARLPPTEALATT
- a CDS encoding ABC transporter ATP-binding protein translates to MTTAAHPVVELAGVTKTYGEVEALKAADLVIRRGELLAVVGPSGSGKSTMLNIMGTLDRPTTGTVHIDGHDIDRLSDRELSALRAGTIGFVFQQFHLAPGVPALDSVANGLLYSGRPRGERRRLAERALRRVGLGHRLYHEPHQLSGGEKQRVAIARAVLGDPPLLLADEPTGALDSRSGAVVIELLHELHRAGTTVVVITHDRDIAGSLPREVRIKDGRIEEDATDAAGSTDAAGLLPEEALR